A stretch of Saccharomyces cerevisiae S288C chromosome IV, complete sequence DNA encodes these proteins:
- the IWR1 gene encoding Iwr1p (RNA polymerase II transport factor, conserved from yeast to humans; also has a role in transporting RNA polymerase III into the nucleus; interacts with most of the RNAP II subunits; nucleo-cytoplasmic shuttling protein; deletion causes hypersensitivity to K1 killer toxin; protein increases in abundance and relocalizes from nucleus to cytoplasm upon DNA replication stress): protein MSTISTTTAPEFIRVKRRRDEDSVQALLIDEGKRVKKQKFIFKLSKTVSSESYQSEQESSTPLLKLAHEDHRHFVLEQRKKSRRDSDDEKSQQRLAAEGSTVDDDGLPPEINQMVNDYLKLNKGVEKTERKKPSRKYFTGDSAKIASLPSLDYVFDIYHLEKIHDDEVARYNNEKNIGFVKIIEHIDLALDEESDPNEARSDDEDSNDENYYQNDYPEDEDDDRSILFGSEGEDIAALGEEIVIGVNKSRFSSWNDDKIQGSNGYHDVEEEYGDLFNRLGGKSDVLKSINSSNFIDLDGQEGEIEISDNEDDSDEGDDIEYPRNEFFPTDVDDPLAHHRDRIFHQLQKKINRS, encoded by the exons ATGAGCACTATTAGTACCACAACGGCACCTGAGTTTATCAGAGTAAAGAGAAGAAGGGATGAGGATTCTGTGCAGGCATTAT TAATTGATGAGGGGAAAAGAGTGAAGAAGCAGAAGTTCATATTTAAATTATCAAAGACTGTGAGCTCTGAAAGCTATCAATCCGAGCAAGAGTCTTCTACGCCACTCTTAAAACTGGCTCATGAAGATCATCGACATTTTGTATtggaacaaagaaaaaaaagtcgtAGAGACtcagatgatgaaaaatcaCAACAGCGGCTTGCAGCAGAAGGAAGTACTGTAGATGACGATGGGTTACCGCCAGAGATCAATCAAATGGTGAATGACTATTTAAAGTTGAATAAAGGTGTAGAAAAgacagaaagaaaaaaaccaaGTAGGAAATATTTTACTGGGGATTCTGCAAAAATTGCATCACTACCCAGTTTAGATTACGTTTTTGACATCTACCATTTGGAGAAAATTCATGACGATGAGGTTGCTAGATATAACAACGAGAAAAATATAGGGTTTGTGAAAATTATTGAGCATATAGATTTGGCtcttgatgaagaaagTGATCCCAATGAAGCCCGTTCAGACGATGAGGATTCTAATGACGAAAACTATTACCAAAATGATTATCCggaggatgaagatgatgatagATCTATTCTATTTGGTAGCGAAGGAGAGGATATAGCTGCATTGGGTGAAGAGATTGTTATAGGGGTTAATAAGAGCAGGTTTTCCTCTTGGAATGACGATAAAATTCAGGGATCTAATGGGTACCACGATGTGGAGGAAGAGTACGGGGATCTTTTTAACAGGCTTGGAGGAAAAAGTGATGTCTTGAAATCCATAAATTCCTCGAATTTCATTGACTTGGATGGCCAAGAAGGTGAAATAGAGATAAGTGATAACGAAGATGATTCTGATGAAGGAGATGATATTGAATACCCTagaaatgaattttttccgACGGATGTTGATGACCCATTGGCGCATCATAGGGacagaatttttcatcagctacagaaaaaaattaatagaAGCTAA
- the NUP84 gene encoding Nup84p (Subunit of the Nup84p subcomplex of the nuclear pore complex (NPC); contributes to nucleocytoplasmic transport and NPC biogenesis; also plays roles in several processes that may require localization of genes or chromosomes at the nuclear periphery, including double-strand break repair, transcription and chromatin silencing; homologous to human NUP107), which produces MELSPTYQTERFTKFSDTLKEFKIEQNNEQNPIDPFNIIREFRSAAGQLALDLANSGDESNVISSKDWELEARFWHLVELLLVFRNADLDLDEMELHPYNSRGLFEKKLMQDNKQLYQIWIVMVWLKENTYVMERPKNVPTSKWLNSITSGGLKSCDLDFPLRENTNVLDVKDKEEDHIFFKYIYELILAGAIDEALEEAKLSDNISICMILCGIQEYLNPVIDTQIANEFNTQQGIKKHSLWRRTVYSLSQQAGLDPYERAIYSYLSGAIPNQEVLQYSDWESDLHIHLNQILQTEIENYLLENNQVGTDELILPLPSHALTVQEVLNRVASRHPSESEHPIRVLMASVILDSLPSVIHSSVEMLLDVVKGTEASNDIIDKPYLLRIVTHLAICLDIINPGSVEEVDKSKLITTYISLLKLQGLYENIPIYATFLNESDCLEACSFILSSLEDPQVRKKQIETINFLRLPASNILRRTTQRVFDETEQEYSPSNEISISFDVNNIDMHLIYGVEWLIEGKLYVDAVHSIIALSRRFLLNGRVKALEQFMERNNIGEICKNYELEKIADNISKDENEDQFLEEITQYEHLIKGIREYEEWQKSVSLLSSESNIPTLIEKLQGFSKDTFELIKTFLVDLTSSNFADSADYEILYEIRALYTPFLLMELHKKLVEAAKLLKIPKFISEALAFTSLVANENDKIYLLFQSSGKLKEYLDLVARTATLSN; this is translated from the coding sequence ATGGAATTATCCCCTACTTATCAAACAGAACGCTTCACAAAGTTCTCAGACACTTTAAAGGAATTcaaaattgaacaaaataatgagCAAAACCCCATTGACCCGTTTAACATCATAAGAGAGTTTCGCTCAGCCGCGGGGCAGCTTGCGTTAGATTTGGCTAATTCTGGAGATGAAAGTAACGTCATATCTTCTAAGGATTGGGAACTGGAAGCTAGATTTTGGCATTTAGTAGAACTGTTACTGGTTTTCAGGAACGCTGATCTTGATCTAGATGAAATGGAACTTCATCCTTATAACTCGAGGggtttatttgaaaagaaattaatgCAAGACAACAAACaactttatcaaatatGGATAGTGATGGTTTGGctcaaagaaaatacatATGTGATGGAAAGACCCAAAAATGTACCAACTTCAAAATGGTTAAATAGTATTACTTCTGGAGGATTGAAAAGCTGTGACTTGGATTTTCCTTTACGAGAAAACACTAATGTCCTCGATGttaaagataaagaagaagatcatattttcttcaaatacaTTTACGAACTAATTTTGGCCGGTGCGATTGATGAAGCATTAGAAGAAGCTAAACTTTCCGAcaatatttcaatttgtATGATCCTGTGTGGGATACAAGAGTACTTAAACCCTGTCATTGATACGCAAATTGCAAACGAATTCAATACCCAGCAAGGTATCAAGAAGCACTCTTTGTGGAGAAGAACAGTTTACAGCCTTTCGCAGCAGGCCGGTTTGGACCCTTATGAAAGGGCGATATACAGCTATTTGAGTGGCGCTATTCCCAACCAAGAAGTTCTGCAATATTCGGATTGGGAGTCTGATCTGCACATACACTTAAATCAAATTTTACaaactgaaattgaaaattatcttttggaaaacaatCAAGTAGGTACTGATGAACTGATTTTACCATTACCTTCACACGCGCTAACTGTACAAGAGGTGCTTAATAGAGTGGCTTCAAGGCATCCCTCAGAAAGTGAACATCCAATCAGAGTTTTAATGGCATCTGTCATACTAGATTCTTTGCCATCAGTTATTCATTCATCCGTGGAAATGTTGCTTGATGTCGTCAAGGGAACCGAAGCTAGTAACGATATTATAGATAAGCCTTATCTTCTGAGGATAGTTACACATTTAGCCATTTGCCTTGATATAATTAATCCAGGTTCTGTTGAAGAGGTTGATAAGTCCAAGCTCATTACTACGTATATCAGTCTTCTGAAATTGCAAGGCCTTTatgaaaatattccaaTATATGCTACTTTCCTGAATGAGTCAGACTGCTTAGAGGCATGCTCTTTCATATTGTCTTCTTTAGAGGACCCCCAAGTAAGGAAAAAGCAAATTGAGACAATAAACTTTCTAAGATTACCTGCctcaaatattttgagaaGAACCACACAGCGTGTTTTCGATGAAACCGAACAAGAATATTCACCATCTAACGAAATTTCCATATCTTTCGATGTAAACAACATTGATATGCACTTAATATATGGCGTGGAATGGCTTATTGAAGGGAAGCTTTATGTGGACGCTGTCCACTCTATCATTGCCTTATCGAGGAGATTTTTGTTAAATGGCCGCGTAAAGGCTCTCGAACAATTTATGGAGAGAAATAATATTGGAGAAATATGCAAGAATTATGAATTAGAGAAAATAGCCGATAACATATCaaaggatgaaaatgaagatcagtttttggaagaaataaCTCAATATGAGCATTTGATAAAGGGCATAAGAGAATATGAAGAATGGCAAAAATCCGTTAGCTTGTTAAGCTCTGAATCGAACATTCCTACTTTAATAGAGAAATTGCaaggtttttcaaaggatACATTTGAATTGATCAAGACATTTTTAGTAGATTTAACTTCCTCTAATTTCGCGGATTCGGCAGATTATGAAATCCTGTATGAGATTAGAGCCCTATATACTCCATTTCTACTGATGGAATTGCATAAAAAGTTAGTGGAAGCCGCAAAGTTGTTAAAGATCCCAAAATTTATTTCGGAAGCCCTGGCATTTACCTCATTGGTCGCTAATGAGAACGACAagatttatttattattccAATCTAGTGGAAAGTTAAAAGAGTATCTGGATCTCGTTGCTCGCACAGCAACCCTTTCGAACTGA
- the ATG20 gene encoding Atg20p (Sorting nexin family member; required for the cytoplasm-to-vacuole targeting (Cvt) pathway, endosomal sorting and selective autophagy; has a Phox homology domain that binds phosphatidylinositol-3-phosphate; interacts with Snx4p; potential Cdc28p substrate) → MSDLNDVQENAKLNSETRNTGKAEPPHGTTEYVAEAEISKNGVGSPKKSPKKGKVGKGDNNKVETELVHTALLEKDNPFMEEGPTGFTKSALLEIPGMRSHNLKNPNEDYEDDSEGLLPLNQESNAETCRTSLSGSINSMNGETSASEEPSVSNRKKSARIHILEAKRVSEGQGRAYIAYVIQFENSTVQRRYSDFESLRSILIRLFPMTLIPPIPEKQSIKNYGKSITGSSSKYLLPSEGSGSVDLSLSVIHASVNNSDEKLIRHRIRMLTEFLNKLLTNEEITKTSIITDFLDPNNHNWHEFVNSSSTFSSLPKSILQCNPLDPTNTTRIHAMLPIPGSSSQLLLNKESNDKKMDKERSKSFTNIEQDYKQYENLLDNGIYKYNRRTTKTYHDLKSDYNEIGEVFAQFAHEQAQVGELAEQLSYLSNAFSGSSISLEKLVGRLYYNINEPLNESVHMATSARELIKYRKLKYLQNEMIKKSLNSKRAQLEKLEAQNNEYKDVDKIIDNEMSKSHTINLERPNNNTGSGGKSYGGKLFNGFNKLASMVKDSVKYQETDPHTASINLKKEIEQLSESLEVTENDLEVISKVIKNDQLPKFSKEREVDLSEILKHYSRYMRNYARQNLEIWKEVKRHQDFA, encoded by the coding sequence ATGTCAGACTTAAATGATGTCCAAGAAAATGCTAAATTGAATTCGGAAACTCGGAATACAGGAAAGGCTGAACCACCTCATGGGACAACTGAGTATGTGGCAGAGGCAGAAATTTCTAAGAATGGAGTTGGATCGCCAAAAAAGAGCCCAAAAAAGGGTAAGGTTGGAAAGGGGGACAATAACAAAGTAGAAACTGAGTTAGTACACACAGCCCTGTTAGAAAAAGACAACCCATTCATGGAGGAGGGGCCAACAGGATTCACAAAATCAGCTTTATTAGAAATACCCGGTATGAGAAGCCATAACCTAAAGAACCCGAATGAAGATTACGAGGATGACTCTGAGGGATTATTGCCTTTAAACCAAGAATCGAATGCAGAAACATGTAGAACAAGTCTTAGTGGAAGTATTAACTCCATGAACGGAGAGACCTCTGCGTCAGAAGAACCTTCTGTAAGTAATAGAAAGAAGTCCGCTAGGATACACATACTTGAAGCGAAAAGAGTTTCCGAAGGTCAAGGAAGAGCCTACATCGCCTATGTTATTCAGTTTGAAAATTCTACCGTTCAGAGACGTTACAGCGATTTCGAGAGTTTGAGAAGTATCTTGATAAGATTGTTTCCTATGACGTTGATACCGCCGATTCCAGAAAAGCAGTCAATAAAGAATTATGGTAAGTCAATAACTGGTTCGAGTTCAAAGTATTTGCTGCCCTCAGAAGGTTCTGGTTCAGTAGATCTATCATTGTCTGTGATACATGCGTCGGTCAATAATAGTGATGAAAAGTTAATACGGCATAGGATAAGAATGCTCACTGAGTTCTTGAACAAACTTTTGACGAACGAAGAAATCACAAAAACATCTATAATTACCGATTTTTTGGATCCTAATAACCATAATTGGCATGAATTTGTTAACAGTTCGTCCactttttcatctttaccGAAGAGCATCCTCCAGTGTAATCCACTAGATCCCACTAACACCACTAGAATTCATGCCATGTTACCAATACCGGGCTCCTCGTCACAGTTATTGTTGAATAAGGAGTCCAAcgacaaaaaaatggataaGGAAAGAAGTAAGTCGTTTACTAATATTGAACAGGATTACAAGCAATATGAGAACTTGTTAGATAACGGGATTTATAAGTATAATAGACGAACCACGAAGACTTATCACGATTTGAAATCGGATTACAATGAAATCGGTGAGGTATTTGCACAGTTTGCCCATGAACAGGCTCAAGTTGGGGAATTGGCCGAACAGCTTTCTTACTTAAGCAATGCCTTTTCGGGGTCCTCGAtttctttagaaaaattAGTTGGAAGACTATACTACAATATAAATGAGCCTTTAAATGAATCTGTTCATATGGCAACTTCTGCAAGAGAATTGATCAAATAcagaaaattgaaatacCTGCAAAATGAAATGATTAAAAAGTCTCTGAATTCCAAAAGAGCACAGTTGGAGAAGCTGGAAGCGCAAAACAATGAATATAAGGATGTTGACAAAATAATTGACAACGAAATGTCTAAAAGTCATACTATTAATCTGGAACGCCCTAATAATAATACAGGTAGCGGTGGGAAATCATATGGTGGCAAACTATTCAATGGATTTAACAAATTGGCATCAATGGTAAAAGATTCTGTGAAGTATCAAGAAACAGATCCGCATACCGCAAGTatcaatttgaagaaagaaattgaacaaCTGTCTGAATCATTGGAAGTTACTGAGAATGATTTGGAGGTCATTTCAAAAGTCATCAAAAATGACCAGCTACCTAAATTTTCTAAAGAAAGGGAAGTAGATTTatcagaaattttaaagCATTATTCCAGATATATGAGAAATTATGCCCGTCaaaatttagaaatttggaaagaagtCAAAAGACATCAAGATTTTGCATAG
- a CDS encoding short-chain dehydrogenase/reductase (Putative short-chain dehydrogenase/reductase; YDL114W is not an essential gene), producing the protein MVRKNKINRASGTTKHLKDFPSVILSLPSYNPSILSKNATALITGGSSGLGFELAKELSRRINKVIVADIQSFPTFAQVEYNNIFYYQCDITSLDEIKNLKKAIERDHGNINIIINNAGVAHIKKLEHMTNKEVEQLIDINLIGAYRIISTFAEDMIDNREGFIINIASVLGELTPARLTSYGASKGAMIGFHKCMSRHFRSLSTECNKTGIKTLLVCPGKIKTNMFIDVPTPSKLLAPDIIPSQLALAIISAMEHNHLQTLNAPYYVNLVPFFKTLSWPYRHLLKHFSGMDHVTSTSPRAINPKRSA; encoded by the coding sequence atGGTACGcaagaataaaataaatagagCGAGTGGAACTACAAAACACCTCAAGGATTTTCCATCAGTCATCCTAAGTCTGCCCAGCTACAACCCTTCCATCCTTTCTAAAAATGCAACTGCACTAATAACCGGTGGTTCTAGTGGACTCGGATTTGAACTTGCAAAGGAACTTTCCAGAAGAATTAATAAAGTTATTGTGGCAGATATTCAATCATTTCCTACTTTTGCTCAGGTAGAATATAATAACATTTTCTACTATCAATGCGACATAACAAGTCTagatgaaattaaaaatttgaaaaaagctATTGAAAGAGATCATGGCAACATTAATATAATTATAAATAATGCTGGTGTTGCTCACATCAAAAAGTTAGAACATATGACAAACAAGGAGGTAGAACAATTGATCGACATAAACTTAATAGGTGCTTACCGAATCATCAGTACATTTGCAGAAGATATGATAGACAATAGGGAAGGCTTTATAATTAACATTGCTTCAGTCCTCGGAGAACTGACTCCTGCAAGGCTGACATCGTATGGTGCATCAAAAGGAGCAATGATTGGTTTTCACAAGTGTATGAGCAGGCATTTCAGAAGTTTGTCCACGGAATGTAATAAAACTGGAATAAAAACACTACTGGTGTGCCCGggaaaaatcaaaactaATATGTTTATTGATGTCCCTACACCATCTAAGTTATTGGCTCCTGACATCATACCTTCCCAACTGGCACTAGCGATAATCTCTGCGATGGAGCATAATCATCTGCAAACACTAAATGCCCCATATTATGTGAACCTAGttccctttttcaaaactttgaGTTGGCCATATAGGCATCTCTTAAAACATTTCAGTGGAATGGACCATGTAACGTCAACCAGCCCGCGAGCAATAAATCCGAAGAGAAGTGCATAA